The sequence below is a genomic window from Gymnogyps californianus isolate 813 chromosome 11, ASM1813914v2, whole genome shotgun sequence.
TAATGCAAATGCATGAGCCGAACCGCATTCTGTGTCACTGCGGGACTGCGCAGCCTTTCTGGTGTGGTGAAAGGGTGACACAGAGCTGGCCCGCTTCCCAGAAAGCAGAGTCAAGCACCGAGCTTCGGCCACCTTACCCCCAGCGTCAGTCTGGCTGCGCGGTCAAGTTGTGGGTTTTCCTGGGAGAAGCGTGAAGTGAGCTGAACCAGTTGCACGGCAATTTAGTACTTCCTGATATGATGGAGACTATCCTAGCAAAGCGAACCGTCCGTTTTAGTATGTGAACTTAAATAACGGTGTGATAATAAATACCTGGAGACTAATGCTGTGATAAACAGAATTCATACATAAACTTTTCCAGTGTAAAGGTTCAGCTGCGTTTTCCTACTATGgtgctgagagagaaaatagtAACATacaattctgaaaacaaaaatgcactGAGTTTTTAAGTTTcaaatgagtgaaaaaaattttttaatagtttccagggggaaaaaaaaaaactatgaCAGGGTGGAGATCAAAAACAGAGGATTTTTTGCCTCAGCTGTGGGATTCCTAGGAACTCGCAATGCttggaaagcaagaagaaaaatcctttggTTGCTAGCTATCCTCTTGTCCCTAGATGTGAAGAAAAACCTCCGCCCCAGATTGGGTACAGTTTAAAATCCGGCCGTGCTCCTCAGCGCAGGATAAAGCAGGCTGTGGGATAAAGCCTCAACATGTGCCACTCTGCCTCGGGCTGGAACCGCCCAGCGTGCCGCCCAACTGCAGATTAAATTGCTCAGATGCCTCACGGTCCCCAGCGACCGTTCCACTGCGCCCCAGGGAGGATCGGCAAGTCTCCTGTGAGCACCTGGGAAAGTGCCTGAGATCGTTTCAACACCAAGAAGCACGAAGACGGGTGCGCAAGTATCTATAGGCCAGGGCAGAAACGGCACGGTCAGTGGGGCTGTGCACCAGAAGCCCTCATTTCTGAGCTATTTTATTCTTACTGTAGCACTGAAATTAGCTTCTGTACATGATTTcagttttagcattttaaatatgaaaactcTCCAGCCACTGGATGATGCCAGAAGTGTCAGATTCACTTTCAGATTATCAATGCAtttgcacagaaagcaaaaatcctaCACCTCGTTCTGGGGCTACATTGCACTTAATCCTTGTTTGACACCTGGAAACATATTCATACATTCTCCTAAATGCCTCTCCTAGCTATAGGAGATAATTTGCATGCAGTGCGATTTCATCTCCTCACCTCTTCTTTCCCACCTTACCTTCAAACATGGTCATATTGACTGCGCGTTCCtcctgttggaaaaaaaaatagtttattatAACCAAAGGCTGTTGTAACATAcggacacaagctctgcttgCCCAACAGATCCATCTCAAGAGGGTAAGGATGGAGCGAAAGGGCAGACTGTTAGGGTTTCTGGGGTATCTCTGATGTAAACATTTTACTATTAAGTTTAAGTGGAGAAACTAATTGAAGAAAAGGCTTTATGCAGAAAGCCCAGTCTGGGACGGAGCCTGCCCACACTGGACTGCTCTGTTGCAGTTCAATGTGTTGGCCAAACTATGGGACTACACAACAGCTACCACCAAGCCCACAACATCCCGCTTACCCCTCAGCTACGCCTGCAACACAGACCGATCTTGCACCAGCATTTACATTAGTATCTCTCTTTTCGTGAACGTGCAGAGCAATCTGTTGAGCTTTCTTGGTGAGGCTTTTCAAGGTACGACTGCACTGAAATTGCTTGGAGGGTGCTACAGGCTGTTTAGGACAGAGAATCCTCGCAGAATTATTCTTCTCGCATTTTTCTCAAGCTTTGGTTAAACTTTCTGGCAAAGTTCAGGAGAGTTTCCAGGAGCAATGTGGGCTGTGGCTTGATGCCGCTGGTCTttctgccccagcagctctccctctgGCTGGCTCCCACCTGGGAGCCAACTACCCCAGTCTTCATTTTTGCCGACACAACCGCTTGTGGGACTATGTGTAAGCTGATAAGGGAAGTCATGaagtttaatttcttctccaaaGTGGTTTATAAAGCCTGGATCAGTTCTCTCCGGTTCACAGAGCAGTCCCGCTGCCATCACATGGGGCAACTGGAAGCACAAAGGCAAGAACAGCTCAAGCCAGCCCTGTCACCCTGGGAAACGTATGGGGAAACCACGGTGTCCCCCAGCCACCCCAGTCCAGAGGCCAGGCCCGGGGCTGCAGTCACATGAAACATTGCTTCAGCAGAACCATCTTGAGAAGGTCCTCTTGCCATAGCCTGGAGCGTGGGAGTGAGCCCATCTGGACCCAACTCAAGAAGAAGGGGGTCACAGTGAACCCGGCTCACGTTCAGCAATCGGGTGCAGAGCCCGCAGGCGGTTGTGTCAGCACTACTCAGGCGAAGCAATACAAAGCCCAGGGCTTTGCACCATCTCCGCTGTCGGCACAGAGGATTGCGCAAAGGGTCCTTGCTTGCCCAGACCTTGGAGCATGTCCGTACTGCACCGGAGCCTGCAGTTCTTGTGGGTGAAGAAAACTGGCTGTCTGGAAGTTATTCTCCCAGTTTTCTAGTCGAGTAGTAAAACGGGTTTGCTATTGCGCTAGCAAAAGCCGATACAGGAAATATGCATCCTTGCCATTTCAGCGGGCTTTGACTACAACCTCCCCGCAAGGAATCAATCTATGTCATCATGTCTCCAACTCCACTAAATGGGAATCAGAAGCATGGCAGGGCATGAAACAGTTCTTCTCTAACAGGAGTTTGCCAAATTAGGGTTCTTCTTATTCCTATTCTCAAACTCACTGGGATACGTGGCTTTGTCCCCTTTGATTTGACGCAGGAATTTAAGGTCAGGACTCCATCATTGCAAGCGAGTACCACGACCACTGACTACAAGGTGCCTTGAGCACGGATGTGGAGTAAAGGCAAGTTTTTTCCATGTTCACGGTGGATCAGTGGTTGTACAGAGGGATCTTTGTTGAAGAGATATGTTGGCCCATCGGCATATGTGTCAAGAAgcaaaaaggggggaaaaaatctgtttggggCAATGCAGAGGGCATGCTCTGGGAGTCAGGGAGACCAAAAAGCCAGAGTGAAAGGTGtaaatggttttaaatgtaTACAGATGACATCTGTGTAATTAATTACCCTGATTTAAGTTACaccaaattttttttgtgtagatAACGCCGAAGGCTACGGTGTTATCTTAGACGAATGTTTGTGTCTGGAGATTCATTCTTACCCTGCCAATAATAAACCCTCCCCGGAGTTTCTGAAACATTAATTATAGTTTTGTAACGCACAAGTTTTGCAGCCAGCTCAAGGTAATTCTCTATAACACCGAGCTCTGACAGAAACAAATTAATCGCTGATTTGAAAACTAACAGTTGCCTACGCATGAGTGCTCAAGACTTTATTACATTTgttatgtataaataaaatgggTCTCACCGTACTTGCCAGCCCGCCTGCCTACATACACCCTCCGACATAGCTAGCACCTGGGAAGGACCAGTTTCCCCCAGCTAAAAAGCAAGCACCAACAATCTCAAGCAGGAGGAAGAATTAAAAGTGGAGATCTCAGACGCAGCTGGACATCGCTTGTGAGTATTTCATCCAGGGGCTTCCCTCACCGAGGTGCCACCAGGGCACAAGGGTTCCCACCAACGCTGCTCCCCGCTCCAGCCTCGGCACGTCCCGAGCACAGAGGGCTGCTTTGTAACAGCATCTCCTTTAGATCCACAGGTTTTGTCTCTTCCACATCAAATCCTTTAGCTCAGATCACGAAATGAGCCTAAAGGGACAAATttaaacctcaaaaaaaaaaaaaaaaaaaggaggaagatttTTTATTGCCAGATTTGTCAAGTTACCACATtggactaaaaataaaaaaagaaatgtgatttttagaTCGTACAGAAGAATATAGATTCTTCTTAGTCCTTTTCATGTCTCTGCTGTCTTGAGGAGTGTCCCACCCGGCCACTCTAGGGCTGCCTCTCTTCCTTGGCCATCTGGGATGGAACTAAATTCCCACTGGCATTATATTTCTTAATGAGCACAATCCTTCAAATTACCGTGGCTTTCCTGCAAGCCACAACTTGTTCAGGACTGTGGCAGATCTTTATGAATTGTGTGAGAAACGTCAGCTCTCTTACTAGATACAACTTACAGCTCCTGAACAGCTTTTCATAGTGATGTACTAAAAATACAGTTGCGATATTGCAagtgttttctcttcttgaCTTCCTTTGCCCTTTTGTTGGTCTTGAGGGACCAGCTATCACCTCCAAAAGGAGAAAGGTGATGACACCaattcagaaatgaaggaaGTGAAGCTACAAGtgtcaataaaaaaaagaagaaatgttttgccCATGGGACtgatgacaaggaaaaaaaaaattaactacaCGAGAAACAAATGCGGTAGGAACAATGCTGTACGTCCAGTACCAGGTGCAGATGGTAAAAATGTCATGTCACAGGAAAGACAAACTCAAGAAATACTTGTCTTTTGTTACGATGGGAGGGTGACATATTCACACCTGAACACAAAACGCTTCACAGCATCACAGagtggctgaggttggaagagacctccagaggtcacctggtccagcctcaagcagggccacctagagcccATTGCCCAGGAACGTGaccagatggcttttgaacacctccaaggatggagactccataacTTCCCTGGACAACCTGTGCCAGCGCTCAGTCACcgtcacagtgaaaaagtgtttcctggtcttcagagggaacctcctgtgttccaggttgtgcccattgcctctggtcctggcTCCGGGCCCCACTGGAAAGAGCttggctccatcctctttgcaccctctcTGCAGGTCTTTATAGACATTGATGAGATCCTcccaagccttctcttccccaggatGAACAGTCCCAGCGCTCACAGCCTTGCTTCATACGTGAGATGCTCCGGTCCCTTCttcatcttggtggcccttcGTTGGGAGTCCCCAGTCTCTGCCGTAGTGCTGAGCCCAGCAGAGGACGCAGCTCTCCAGGGGTGGCCTCACCACCACTGCCAAATCCATCACTAACTGTGCAAGATCCTAAGCACAAACCactacaattaattttttttttttttaaccgtAGGACTTGATAGTGCGTACCTGGGAATTTTATCAGCTAAGGAAGATGCCGAGCAATTAGCATCGACAGTCAATGAATACTAACGGCCTACACCAGCTCTGTGGGACTGGAAGGGCAAAAATCCAACGCCATTCGCACATCTGTGAAAAGAAAGTGATTAATTCCAGGTCAATTAGTCTAATCGTATGCAAATTCACATCAGTGTTGATGTGGGACACAATGAGGAAGGAGGTAAAAGACACGGAGAGGTGACGAGCAGCGGGTGCCGTTCTAGAAGCCAGGGTTTGGTGAGAAAACGTTAAAAAGGGAGAAGCGCGGCACCTCCGAAGGCGTGAGGagccggcggggccgcgggaCAGGCCCGTGGGGCGCCTCCTGTCAGACCGGCAGGAGCCACCCCAGGGGGGAAGGTGGGCTCGGGGCCGGCCCGGCCACCGGGACGCacgcccggcccggccgccggcgAGGTTCCGTcgcctccccgccccgggcgACGGAGGCCGCGGCCGGGGCCctgcggggcgggggaggccgCGGCCGAGGCGGAGGCTCCCGGCGCCGCCGCGGGCCCGGCGCAGGGCGGGGGtggggaaggcggggggggggagggggggcggtCCGCCgtgccccggcccggccccgccccgcccccggccccgcccgccgccgccgccgccatgttGCGGCCGTTGGTACCCGGTGCGGGGTGAGGCCTGCGCggggccccggcggcggcggggccctCAGAGGAGCCGCCTGCGTGGGTGAGTGCCgcccggccgggcccggccgcgcCGGGGCCCGCCCCTCCCGCTCGCCCTCCGCCCTCCCCGCGCCCTCCCGCCGGCCGGGCGGGTGCTGCCGCCCcgcgggcagggcgggcggccccgccgccggcagaCGGAGCCCtgcgcgcccgcccgcccgcccgccgcacCGGCTCTTCCGGCCCGCGGGGCGCCCgccgccttcccccccccacagccagcctccagccccggcggcggccccgggcaCGGCTCCGGCTGCCAGCCccgggccccgcggcggcccggcctggcccggcccggcccggcggcgccgGGACAAACTAACTTCGGCGGGGCTCGCCCACGTgcggccggggggcggcggggccgggccgggccgggctgtcagcgcgggggcgggcggcaggGCCCGGGCAGCGGAGGGGCGGCGGGTCGGGGAGGCCCCCGGGCCTTTGTCTCGGGTGGGTCGCGCGTGGGGACGGCGTGGaccggggggtgggggggcgaCGGGGCTGCCACGGGCCGGGCGACCCCCGAGGCCCCCGGACCCGCTGGCACCGTTAATCCGGGACGCGCTGTGTTCCCGTACAGGGCTCCTGAAACTTTAATAGGTGTTAAAACACTGGGTCCCGTCTGCCGTTTGAAGCCTCCGGTTTAATCCTCCACCAGCTGCCGTTTCCCCGTTCCCGTACCCTCCCCACAGTCCTGACAGCCCCTGGGCGGCCGCTTCCCTCGGCAGGCTCGGCCACCTCGCCCGCTGCCAGTTGGCGTGCGCTCCCTGTGCTTCCTTGGCCCCTGCTCCTGACATCCCTGCCTTCCCAAAGTATTCCCCTGGCAGGCAAGCCCTGTCCGCCTCCCTCCTGCATCCCCTCCAGGAGACGCCTGCCTCTTCTGGACCTGTGAGAGCAGCCCCTGGCAGATGTCTTCCCTTGTACCTCACTGTTCTTTTGCAGATTCatcaatatttattattattattattttcctttattactTAACCTTGGTGTAATTGCGTTTTCATGCCTTCCTATTAGGTGGCAATCTTGAACCTCCTCCTTGAACAGTATGGTACGCGCTGGtttgaaagctgcagaggagctACTGCAGATCTCCGAAAGTCCTCCAGAATAGCACCGCTAGCGAAAGGTTTGTATGGCGCGTGTGTGGGACGCTGGTCCTGCGGTGCCTTTGCCCGACTGCAGAGTTTTGAagctcagccacagcagaaGGCCCTGGGGTTTCATGTGCAGCCTCAAGCGAgttcagagggtttttttggatggCTTGGAGGCTTCTAGGTTCCCTGCCTCCTGGAGAAGTGTGCTATAGTGAGGTTAGTTTAGCGCATTGAAATACATGCGTTCTACTCCGTAAGCCCTTCTTCTTTGCTCGTTTTATTCACCTCTTCTATTGCTTTTAAAGTCTCAACCTCCATGTTTTCATAggcaagcagagagagaaaattggATTCCGAGCTTGGGTTCTAAGGCAAGTCCTTTGCACAAGAAGGATGGAGTAAGGATGGAGgtctttattttcagctttcctcACAAGCTAGTTTGCAGGAGGCTTTGACATAATTTCCTTTAAgacactttttctgtttgttatctgagaacagaaataaatggtgTTTAGTCAAAACTTTAAATTtgtgtcatttaaaaatcacttctttcGGCAAGATGCTTACTTGGTCTTCTCTAGCATCTGGGTCcaattctgctttattttgagaaaatgtaGCTTCACAAGTTTAAGATGCGATTTTGTGGAGAAATACTTGAGTAGAGACTTGCGCTCTCATAATAGCAAAGAGCATAAACTAGTCTTTTATAGGACTCAAGGAGGTACACAAAAGCTTCTTAAAATGCAAGgtttcttcaaagaaaagtatattttgtaATGCTGCAGGTACCTCCgatttattttgtcttgcattttaaaacactgccaCATCTGAAGATGTGGATAGGTGTTCGAGAGTGAGAACGGAAAAGTCAAGCCTGATTGGCAAGCTCATTTTTCTCTATATAAAACTTGAGCATTCCAGGTTATGGATGAAATGTCTTCCTTGCAGAAGGATTTGTGTGCCAGAAATTTTGGGAGCCGAGTGGTGCCTAGCTCTCTCCCAGCTGGCACAAGTTTTCCCACCCAAAGGAAGGGGAAGTTTCAGGTCCACGCTCTTTGCCAACTGCAGTAATCTGCGATGTTTCAAAAGTCCTTATCAAGTGCTGGTGATGTGAAGCGTATGGCTAATCTTCTGGGCTTCCACGGACTTAACGCACAGCTGCCCTACCTTGCTGAGGGGTGTGATTGTAAATTATTGCACAGCCCTCTGTGGACATTCATATTTGTGGTCTAATTTAAGAACAAGAACAAGTTTAAGCTAAACCACAGCGAGCCACTCTTAAGCGAAGTAAATCTCCGCAGAGTGTTTTGCAGTAGATTAACCAAAGCAACACCTCCGGGGCTTGTCTGTAGGCATGGCTGAACTAAAGCTCAAAGACCAGTATGTCCTCTTGTTCCGCGCTGAAGTGATTTCTCCTGGCCCAGATCTGTAAATTGTTCTCCATACCAGCAGTCTGGCAGAAAGGGTTGcgctttgtttggttttaatgtgACGCTTGACAAACTTTTAATCCCAATTGTAAATAATGAAAGCAGCCTTAAATCAGTGGCCTTTTGGGAAGGTGTCAGAcagcttctttctctccctccgCCTTGTCCCAAGgtcctcctctctgcctgcacctctgctcccagctcttcccccttctcctggGCTCTTGCCACCCTCTCCGTCTCCCTTGCTTGCTGCTGGCTTTGGCAGCGCTAACGCAGCCCGAGTCAAGTGAGCGTGGCAGGGCTTACCTTGCCTGTGGGTGCTCCTTGCCAAGTAGGAGCTGGTGCTCTGCTAGTGCAGTTGAcactctgggtttttttcttcccctgcataCAGCATACATCAGTTCACATAAATTTGGGGTTTAAATGGAACATGTATTAAAAGAATGGCTTATTAAATATTTGGGAAGTCTATATATCACAtcaacttgaaaatattttgattaaacaGGGGAAGACCAGTATCCTTGACAGTAGCGAACACAAATGTTCAAGTAATTCTGTGCTGTCAGTTTTCATTATGCATCTCATCAGAGCTTGATTATTGCTGTCATAGGTCTCTGTGGCGAGCCTCTAAGTCCCCACTTCCCTTCTGGAGGGCTTATAaagagagctggctgggaaCACCATTTCTTGTTATGATTTGGATACGATCCTTTATTCTGTCTTTGGGCAGTTTTGCCTCGCATCATTACCTAATTAAGGATTGCCCCTGTTTCAAATAAACCCTGCTTGGTTTACCGTGCTTTGAGCTGCTGTAttgaaatatttactgaagACTTCTATTATTTAAATTGCTCTGGGGAGGGAGTCATCTCACTTTTCAGGCCTATTTCTCATGGGCCACCTGTTTACTCCTACCTTTCTTCCTTCAAGGAGGACTGGATTCTTGAGATGTGACAATCTGTTGAGAAATCGGCCGTGATTGTTGCCTGTTAGCTCTAAAgaaaccccaaccaaacaaaaaagaaaccctgtGCTAATGTACTTCTGAATCTTTTTCTGTTGAGGCTCATGACAATGGCTGTTTTTGGAGTAGTGATGCATCTGACAGGTTGAAAAGATGTCCCCTGCATGAGCTTGGTGTCATTTAAAAGGTCGTGTTTGAACGAGCTCTGTTCTCGGGGACCCTGGAAGAAGGGGATGCTGTCTCCCACCACGTTGCTTGAAGCGccagaagcagctctgcccacAACCCGGAGAGGGCAGGTTGTGTTGCAGGACAGGAGGGAACAGCTCCTGTCACTTGTCACCTGCCCCCACCAGCTCAAGCAGGATGGGACCTGAGCTTTTGCTGATCCTctgggcacagctggggcaggagaggtTCCTTCCCTGCGATGCCCTGCAAAACGGCACTGTTGGGTTGAAAGCTGCGTTGAAAAAGTTGGGCTAATGTCTTTGTGTATAAACAGTCAATCTTGGAATAGTTAAAATGGAAGCTGCAGTGTCTGCCGCAGATATTTCTAGCCTTTGTACCCTGCTGCGTTAGCGTTTTGGGCAGTTGTGGTTTTTGTCACAGAAGATGTTTATGCAAATGAGTGTTACAAAGTTTGTCCTTGGGAGAAATGTACctcacaaagatttttttcttttttttttgcttttaattgtaGCTTTCATCATGGGGGACATGAAAACCCCAGACTTTGATGACctcttggctgcttttgacatCCCTGATCCGACTAGCCTTGATGCCAAGGAGACCATCCCATCAACTGGGGAGGAGAATGAGAATCACCTGAAGTCGTCGGGAATTTGCATAGATGAGAATGTGTCCTTATCCCACTCTTTGCCTCCCTCTGATGCTCCTGTTGTGAGTGTGATAGTGAAGAACACGAGTCGCCAGGAGTCctttgaagcagaaaaggagGGGAATCACCTCGGGACTGGTCTGCTACACAATGGGTTTCGTGGGTCCGATCTGCCATCGGAGGCTCACGCTTTAGTGCATAATTATGGCAAATTTGAGTCAACTTTTATTAATGGCGACAGCTCAAGAAGTTACTCTGATAAACTGGACCAGTCCAAGTCGGAGCCTTTGCCAACATTTAGTCAGTTTAGCCCAATTTCCAGCCCTGAACCAGAGGACGCGTTCAAAGAGAACAATATTGGTGATAAACCGAAACATGCCCAAACTCCGTATTTTCCGCCGCCTTCAATGTATATACCGACAGGAGCTTCGGTACTGGATCATCTTAGGAAGGTACCAGAGCCTGAATTAAGCATGTTTGATCAATACtgtaaaaaggaacaaaagatgGAAATCCACTGCCAGCCGGAGAATAGGCTGGAAATGAGCAGGAGAGAACAAGACAAAGCAGCGGAGAGGTTTGTGGAGTCAAGCAAGGATTTGGTAGATACCAGTAGCTTTCTTGGAGAAGGCTTGGTGTTTGGAGACCTTCCTCACAATAATTTAGGGGAAAGTAAGGGGTCTGTGCCTGAGTTGAACATGTCTTCGTCGGTACCGCCTCGCCAGAGGTTAAAGCCAACTCATTCAAAGTTGTCATCCTGCGTGGCGGCGTTAGTAGCTCTTCAGGCCAAAAAGGTTGCATGTATTCCAAAAGGCGATCAGCCAAATCTTACCAAGGAACCTGGTCCTTTTAAAGACGGGACGAAGGGAAGTCCAAAAATGCCCAAGTCGCCAAAGAGTCCCCGAAGCCCCTTAGAGGTGGTAAGGAAGGCCAGCAAGCAGCCCGAGAGTCCTCGAAGCGTGTGCAGCGACAGCAGTGGGAAAGGCTCTCCTTCCATGGCAGCCAGCTCTCCACCAGCTATTCCCAAAGTTAGAATAAAGACTATCAAGACATCCTCTGGTGAAATTAAAAGAACTGTAACTAGAATTTTGCCAGAAAACGATGAGTTGGGCAAATCTTCAGAAGAGTCGCCTGTGGAAACCTCATCTGCTGAAGAGTTTATCAAATCATTCCCATCCCCTGACACTAGTGCAGTTATGGAAAGCGAGGCTAGCAAGAACTCAACCAAAAACGGGGCTGCTGTGGCTATCCAGCTGTCAAACGTAACGAGTCCTTACACAGACGGTATGAAAACAGatactgctgcaaacagcacGTGTGCCGTGTCCTTATCTCCACTGCCAAACTGCGGCGGCGGTGCCATAAAAGTAGGTGTtaagaggcagcagcagggtaTCGTGGTGCAGCCGTCCAACGTGACCACCTCCAGCCTTCTTCCCAAAGCTGTGCACTTGGCAAATCTCAACTTAGTCCCACATAGTGTTGCTGCTTCTGTAACAGCAAAGTCATCTGCGCAGAGGCGAAATCAGCCTCAGGTGACACAGATGTCTGTGCCACTGGTGCACCAAGTCAAGAAAGCTGCTCCTGTCATCGTGGAGGCGTTTAATAAAGTACTACACAGTGCCAATCCGGTGCCGATATATACTCCAAACCTTAGCCCTCCTCCTGACACCAGTATTAACTTACCTGCCTCCGGGTATTGTTGCCTGGAATGTGGGGACTCGTTTGCCTTAGAGAAAAGCCTGACTCAACACTATAGTAGACGAAGCGTTCATATTGAAGTCATGTGCACTCAGTGTTCAACtatgctacttttttttaataagtgtaGCTTGCTTAAACATGCAAGAGATCATAAGAGCAAAGGATTTATCATGCAGTGTTCTCAGCTGCTGATGAAACCAATTTCCTTAGACCAAATGTTTTCACCTTCTCCTACAAGCTCTTCAGCATCTCTGGCTCCTCAGACTTTGCACTCTCCCTCTCCTTCGTGTAAGCCCAGTGCTGCTTCAGGAGGTGGGGTAGGAATTTCTGCTAACACTCAGCCAGCCTTGCCTCTCTATACGGACCCATTGAGACTAATCCGTCATGGACTTAAGTGTTTAGAGTGTAACAAGCAGGCGCAGGATTACGTTGCTTTAGCAGCTCATTACCAGAGAACCTCAGAAGATAATGAGAGACTGGTAAGTCatcattttaatgttattaGTTAAATCTCTCTGAGTTTAAAGAGATTGTCctctaggggaaaaaataggcATCGTAGTAGCAAATGAGTCGCTTTGCCTAAAAAAAGTGCTTGTGGGGAGGATTTGGGATACGCGTGAGCCCAGACATGTGCGCGTGAAGAGACGTTTAGTGTTGCTTGCTGGCCCACTTTCTACCCTTTGCCAGCAAAAAGAGGGTAGTAGGGAGACTATGGAGATCCTTGAGCATCAAAGGAAGGTGTTGGAGATCAAAGATCACTTGGATGATGCGTGCGAGAGTGCTGTAGGGGAGGACCGGTGGAGCATTACCTGGAACAGGTTTTTGTGCTCTAAGCGTGGCTAGAGGAGATCTGACACGATTTAATTTTACCTTTCCTAGAACTTGTGCCAGAATCTTCCATGTAACACTTTGAACATCGGGTGCTGTTTTTACTGTTAGCGTGGTAAAGTGTATATTGGGACAGGACTGGCTGAGAGGCAA
It includes:
- the ZNF592 gene encoding zinc finger protein 592 isoform X1, whose translation is MGDMKTPDFDDLLAAFDIPDPTSLDAKETIPSTGEENENHLKSSGICIDENVSLSHSLPPSDAPVVSVIVKNTSRQESFEAEKEGNHLGTGLLHNGFRGSDLPSEAHALVHNYGKFESTFINGDSSRSYSDKLDQSKSEPLPTFSQFSPISSPEPEDAFKENNIGDKPKHAQTPYFPPPSMYIPTGASVLDHLRKVPEPELSMFDQYCKKEQKMEIHCQPENRLEMSRREQDKAAERFVESSKDLVDTSSFLGEGLVFGDLPHNNLGESKGSVPELNMSSSVPPRQRLKPTHSKLSSCVAALVALQAKKVACIPKGDQPNLTKEPGPFKDGTKGSPKMPKSPKSPRSPLEVVRKASKQPESPRSVCSDSSGKGSPSMAASSPPAIPKVRIKTIKTSSGEIKRTVTRILPENDELGKSSEESPVETSSAEEFIKSFPSPDTSAVMESEASKNSTKNGAAVAIQLSNVTSPYTDGMKTDTAANSTCAVSLSPLPNCGGGAIKVGVKRQQQGIVVQPSNVTTSSLLPKAVHLANLNLVPHSVAASVTAKSSAQRRNQPQVTQMSVPLVHQVKKAAPVIVEAFNKVLHSANPVPIYTPNLSPPPDTSINLPASGYCCLECGDSFALEKSLTQHYSRRSVHIEVMCTQCSTMLLFFNKCSLLKHARDHKSKGFIMQCSQLLMKPISLDQMFSPSPTSSSASLAPQTLHSPSPSCKPSAASGGGVGISANTQPALPLYTDPLRLIRHGLKCLECNKQAQDYVALAAHYQRTSEDNERLTCQVCQMMLPNQCSYCAHQRIHAHKSPYCCPECGAVCRSAYFQTHVKENCLHYSRKVGFRCIHCGVVFMTLAMLKVHIHEKHCEVFHKCSFCPMAFKSADSTTAHMTSQHPAEPHKTTQVIYKCSCETVFNKKKLLQEHFQQNTNKLLVGVFKCPQCQLVYMQKQQLMQHVKGVHGVPQNPEELSNFRQKSEKGSRNQVYTPPKELSVANGTSHSSLLRKDMRVEGHNPESKSRLRRTGWTCKECSQWIPDRETYVSHMKRSHGRSMKRYPCRQCERSFNASNSLRRHIRNNHDTAKKVYTCWYCTDENQTFPQPFMLENHISLMHGIKNPDLSQMAKAKAPERDTAEARSPKRMATDELGQAETAAGSDAPPAKKLKAHWKCAKCGFATDISTEFQEHIPLHKTDSSTYQCLFCGLCYTSHISLNRHLFIVHKVKDEEEEEEEEEEEEEEEEEEEDDERQKLQREMSENGHEGYNGEMNTTAEEENLKCKECKSDSALCEHSQTCGVEGPNSTSQNNHSKSLKT
- the ZNF592 gene encoding zinc finger protein 592 isoform X2, which produces MGDMKTPDFDDLLAAFDIPDPTSLDAKETIPSTGEENENHLKSSGICIDENVSLSHSLPPSDAPVVSVIVKNTSRQESFEAEKEGNHLGTGLLHNGFRGSDLPSEAHALVHNYGKFESTFINGDSSRSYSDKLDQSKSEPLPTFSQFSPISSPEPEDAFKENNIGDKPKHAQTPYFPPPSMYIPTGASVLDHLRKVPEPELSMFDQYCKKEQKMEIHCQPENRLEMSRREQDKAAERFVESSKDLVDTSSFLGEGLVFGDLPHNNLGESKGSVPELNMSSSVPPRQRLKPTHSKLSSCVAALVALQAKKVACIPKGDQPNLTKEPGPFKDGTKGSPKMPKSPKSPRSPLEVVRKASKQPESPRSVCSDSSGKGSPSMAASSPPAIPKVRIKTIKTSSGEIKRTVTRILPENDELGKSSEESPVETSSAEEFIKSFPSPDTSAVMESEASKNSTKNGAAVAIQLSNVTSPYTDGMKTDTAANSTCAVSLSPLPNCGGGAIKVGVKRQQQGIVVQPSNVTTSSLLPKAVHLANLNLVPHSVAASVTAKSSAQRRNQPQVTQMSVPLVHQVKKAAPVIVEAFNKVLHSANPVPIYTPNLSPPPDTSINLPASGYCCLECGDSFALEKSLTQHYSRRSVHIEVMCTQCSTMLLFFNKCSLLKHARDHKSKGFIMQCSQLLMKPISLDQMFSPSPTSSSASLAPQTLHSPSPSCKPSAASGGGVGISANTQPALPLYTDPLRLIRHGLKCLECNKQAQDYVALAAHYQRTSEDNERLTCQVCQMMLPNQCSYCAHQRIHAHKSPYCCPECGAVCRSAYFQTHVKENCLHYSRKVGFRCIHCGVVFMTLAMLKVHIHEKHCEVFHKCSFCPMAFKSADSTTAHMTSQHPAEPHKTTQVIYKCSCETVFNKKKLLQEHFQQNTNKLLVGVFKCPQCQLVYMQKQQLMQHVKGVHGVPQNPEELSNFRQKSEKGSRNQVYTPPKELSVANGTSHSSLLRKDMRVEGHNPESKSRLRRTGWTCKECSQWIPDRETYVSHMKRSHGRVLHR